A window of Loxodonta africana isolate mLoxAfr1 chromosome 3, mLoxAfr1.hap2, whole genome shotgun sequence genomic DNA:
ctgcatgtgtctgtgtgctcACCTACGTGTATTCCCACATGTGCATGCATACGTCTGTGTGCCTGTGTCCCCATGTGTAAATGTGTCCCTCTCTGTGACCATGCGTGttcctgtgtgtgcgtgtgtgcatgcatgtgtctCATCAGCCACAGGACTTCTGTCTGAACCTCTTTTCCTTATTAGAAGAAATTGGGTATCGTATCTACTTGGGGGGCTGCAAGTTTTAATTCAGGTGATTCAAGCCGTGTTGCTCATGTGGCAGAGTGGGTGGTGCCTGTGGCAGGTTTGTCCTTTCTGGGTCCCCATCCTGCAGGAGCAGCCCCCGCCCCGCTGGGAGCCAGGACACAGCCGAGTCCTCTGGAGAGAGGAAGGGCAAGACTGTCTTGGAGACGGGGCGGATCTGAGCGTGAGGTCTTGGCCGTGAAACCTTCATGCCTGCTGGGAGATGCAGTGCTGGCTGCTCCATGGGTGCCACTCCGTGGGTGCACTCATGCATGCACGGTGTCACAGTGCCTGCAGGCCTTATACACTCTCACCGTTGCTACATTCGGGCCTTGTGCCCAGGAGATTGGGCCTCGCTGTGCCCAGTCTGGGCTCTTGGGCCGCCCCAGCCGCCTGTCCACTGTCTCTCTTGCTTTGCCACAGCCAGGACAGTGATCTCTCCACCCTCATATCCAGTGTGCATCGAAGCCGCCACCTCGTGATGCCCGAGTCCCAGAGCCGCTGCGAATTCCAGAGAGGCAGCGCAGAGCTCGGCCTGGGAGCTGCAGGTGAGGGTTGAGGGGTGGGAGGCAGGCAAAGCGCCATGAGGATAGCCCCGCCCCGAGTCTGGGCCTCTGTGCTCAGCAGCCTGGACCCACCACCCCCAGCAGCCTTGGCTGGCGGCCAGGAGGCCAGCGAGGCGGAGGTGGCGAGGCCGCCTGTCCCCCGGGGCGCCTCGTGATGGTAATTGTGTTAATCCCGGCCAGGCAGACAGGAGGCGGGGCTGTGACTCCACAGCCGCtgctgtggggggtggggtgggggggtgggggcaggcttGGAGCCGCCAAGGCCGCCGCCCTCCTCACGGGACGCAGGCCCATGGACCTGCACACGAAGCCCTCACAGAGGCCCAGAAATCCCCAGAACAGCTCACGTGGGCCAAGACCTGCTCACTCACAGCCTGGGGCGCCCACACCTGCCTGGAGGGGCCTAAGCCCAGACCCCGGCAGGAGGAGCTCAGAGGGAGGGCCAGTCCTGAGGACACAGCCTCACCTGAGGAGGCACCCTTCAGAGCATGGGGGTGGGACTGGAGTCCCAATGACTTGGCCACTCTCAGGAAGCTGGGTGGCTTGGCTCTGCACCCCTGGCCAGGTTGGCCTCCTCAGTGCACCCAGATGCTGGCCCTGGAAGGCAGGGGCTGCTCTGAGCCAGGCTGGAGGAGGCGGCCAAGCGGCTGATAAAATCTAATTGCCCCATCGATTGGACTGAGTGGCTCCACCATGATTGAGATGTTCTGAGCCGGCAGAGCCTCCCTGCAGCCACCTGCACACACAAGGTCCCCGGCAGCACACaggcatgcatgtgtgtgtgtatatacagcaTGTGTGTGCACAAGCACACCCCGCTCCCACTCATACGTGTGTCCTTGTGTCTTCAAGTTCATTTGTACTGAGTGTAGGGTGTGTAGATGCATGCTCAGTGCCATACGCTTTGCCTGAAATATCACACGTGCGATACGTGTGTTACATGATGTGTGCACATTCAGATTTCAAATGTGCATCCATGCCAGGGTCCCCTCCCAGGGCTGTAACCTCCTGTACAGTTGGGGGTCATCACCTGTTCTTGCTTCCTGGGACCCCAGCTTCAGCCCTTCCCCAAACACAGATGCACTCAGACACAggccccctcccatccctgtGAGGCACTGGGAGCAGGTCTATGCCAGCATCCATGAAGGTGTGAGCCCTGCTGTGTGTCTTGGGCTGTCGCTGGGGGTGCTCTTGCTGTCCCCAGCATGTCCTGTGACACAGCCTTCCTCAGGCAACTAGTGAGCCCCCGGCCCGCACATCAGCCCTTCCCCCAGGCTGTGACAGCTCTGGGCTTCCCAGTAGTAGAAAGGCCTCCCACTCTTCCCTACCCagaaagggaaggggagggagttCCAGCTGCCTAGAAAGTTGGAAGCAGGTTGCTGCCCAGGGATAGCCTCTGGGTTATTTATAGAACAGCTCCCTCGTGTTGGTCCTAGAGGGGTAGGTGTTGGGGGGGGTGCTGGAGGGAGTGTGCGCCCCACTCCCACATCTGCCTCTCCCACTCTGGGAGACCCGGAACGAGAGCAGttccccatccccacccttcaCTGTCCTTTGATTTGGGGCAGGTCTGGGGCCTGGAACTGGGGGCTGGGATGCCCCGATCAGTGGCAGCAAGGTGGCCGAGATCAATAAGTTATTAGCACCATTCTGTCAGCTGTAATGTGGAGATTGATCGGCTGCTCTGACGCTGCCGCACTTCCCCGGCCTGATAAAAATGACAGATTAAGGGAATAAGAAAAAGGAATTAAGCTTTGTAGCTGACGGCCAGGCTTCCGGGGCGGGCTGGGGTTTGGGAGCCCATTCACCTAGGTGTCATGGTGGGCCTGGGTCCCAGTGGGGGCCCTCACCCCACTCCAGGAGGCTCCTGAGGATGGAGAGGACCCAAGCCCTGGCTGGAGGTGCTGGTGACAGGTTGAGTGGATAGATACGGGAGGTTCTGGACATGGGTTCGAGGTGTCTGTGGGGCTTGCACCAACATGGGAGATAGATTTGGCTGCCTTGGGGCTATGGGCAGCCTTGTGTGGGACTGAAGGGGCAGCCTCAGCCTTGGGAGGCTCAGGATCAGGTGGGCAGGTGGCCAGAGGTACTGCCCTGCCTAGGAGTGGGGTTTCACCTGCAGCccgggggggtggggtggtgtgCTTTCCTGACATacctcccccaccccagtctGGCAGGGGACCCCACATCACCCGCCCTCCCCTGTCCCTGCAAAGTCAAAAGCATTCCATTCTGCTTCTGtgccaggggaaaccctggtggtgtggccgttaaccaaaaggtcagcagttcaaatccaccaggtgctccttggaaactctatggggcagttctactctgtcctatagggtcgctatgagtcggaatcgactccatggcagcgggCAGTGGGTTTCTGTGCCAGGAGGCTCTATAGCAAGCCTGGTCTGGCTGCTGGGGCAGCAGGCAGCCTGCGGGGGAGTCCTGAGCTGCCCCCCAGCCCTTCATCCCATGCCTCACATGTGCACACAAGTCCCAGAGCCCAGGAACAAGCTGTCCTGAACTCTTGCCCTTCCCCTACCCCTTCATGATGTCACTGGGATCCCGGGCTGAACTGGCCTTGGCCCACCAGGACCAATAGGAGGATGGGGGTATGCATGGGGGGCAGGGGCTGGGTCCCTCCCTTGTGCTGCATGTCCCTGAGATACTCCCTCCTACAGGTGACCTGTTGGGTAAGAGGCTGGGCCCCTCCCCCCACATCAGCATTGACCGCCCTTCAGAGAAGAAGGCCCGAAGCAAGTCCCCCCCAGGTGGGAGCCTGATGAGGGTGTCActggaggagggagggggagatgAGTCCCTGAGCCCTAAGCATGCTAGGACCTTCTGGATGGGGGGTTCGTAGGGCAGGGCCAGCCTCAGCAGCAGGAGAGGCCCTGCTGCTCCCCTTCGGCAGGGTCTGAAGGAGAAGCCCCCTCACCATGTGCTCCCCCAATCAGAAACTTTGCTGCTGCCAGAGCTTGGGCCAGGGATGGCCCCCGAGGAGCACTACCGTCGCCTCGTGTCCGCTCTGAGCGAGGCAGGCACCTTTGAGGACCCCCAGCGGCTCTACCACCTGGGCTTGCCCAGCCATGGTACGTAACCAAGTGACACCCACCCAGAACATGCTGTCACCTCTGCCTGCACGCCAGTCTTGGCTGCTGACCTGAAGGCAGGTCAGTCCAGACTGTCCCTCTTCCTATACCCCATCCCTCTCCTGATGGCCACACCCCACATCTCCTATGGGCAGCCACTCCCAGGGAGTGGATGAGCAAACTGAGTCCCAGGCCCACTGCCTGGTAGACACAGGTCCTCTCTGTCTGTGTGCCACGTCCTTCCCCCTCCTGCTGAAAAGTTAGTAACCCCACCACGGGACCAGGTAGGGGACGTGGACCCTCAGCCGGGATCTCCCAGACCCCAGTTGAGCATCCAGGGCCTGGGGCCTCCAGGACAGGTGTGGGTGAGTGAGGTCAGGAAGACTGTTGAAGGGGAGACTTGGGGTTTGGCAGCGGGAGGCACTGGCATGTCCCTGCCCTTTCCCGCCCCCCACCCTGTGGTCTGTCCAGCTGTACCCTGGTCTCGCCCACCAACCCAGCCAGGAGAGCCTTGGCTTTTTTGGTGGGAGGGGGTGCGCCCGGAAGGGGGGCAGGGTTTCCTCTCTGCACACAAGGCACTGTCCCCCAGGGCAGCTCAAGCACTGAGAGCCTGAATAATTCACCAAatgttaataatttaaaaatcctCCTTTTTAATTGCTTTCCCTGCCCTGCCTGGGGCCGCGTTTGGCCGGCGAAGGGGAGGGGTGCGGGCCTTGCGCCCGGGGAGCTGGCTGTCAATCACGGTCCCCGCCGCCGAGCCGCCACCCCCGCCGCGGAGCCGACTGTAAATAACCGCGGCCGTGGCGCGGGGGCGGTGGAGGCACCGCTGGGATCGATGCGGGCGGCCGCGCCGGCTAGGCTCTGCAGGCTGGCATCCGGCCCGGGGCAGGACCGGCCTCCGCTTTTCGGGTAATTAATTTATAAACAGCAGCGGCAGAGCCTGGCAAGTAGGGAGTGCTGGTGGGACTCAGGGGCGGCCCTGAGCAGGCTGGAGACCCCTGGGGGCAGCAGTGGTTCAGACATTGTGTGTGCCATGTGCCTGCATGTGCCATGTACTTATATGCGCATATGTGCCTGTGAGTACTGTGACTGCAAATGTGTGTGCTCAAGTGTGCCTGTATGTGCCATGTGCCCAAGCCTGccatgtatgtctgtgtgcacatgtgtgcctGCATGTGCTGTGTGTGCCGTGTGCCTGTGTACACCACATGTGCTTCTGTGTCTTCTCATCAGCCTGATGCCTCTGTTCCTGCCAGCTGTGTGTCTGGGGGATCTATGGCACTCTTCTGCCTTGCCACCTGGGTGGGGGGTCTCCTTAGCAGCAGCCTGAGTCAGCCCAGGGTTGAGGCACCAAGGCCCAGCCGTGTCTGCCCACTCCAAATCCTGGactcttctcaagctgccctccCAGCCCCACCACCACACCTGCACCCTCATCTCTGCCCCTGCTCAGCCCCCGCTCCTCAAGGCAGCACCTCTGTCAGGGTGGCAGCTCTGCAGCCTCTACCTCTGCCACCCCACACACGTTcatgcatgctgtctctctgtaaCGAACATCTGAACCCCTGTCAGTATCTGGTCTGTACACCTTTGCACACCTGGCTCCCCTGCCTGCGGCTTCCTTTTCCTCCATCCAGCCTCACTTTGGTCAGTGACATCCCCGTGCCCCTTTTGAAGGATCACCTGACTCCACCCCACCCAGCCTCTTCTAGCCCTTGTTCCACTGTAGTGATTTGTCTGTCTGCCTTGTCCTACGGTGTGCTACTCGTCTTCCTGTCCTGTTGACCAACCAGCCCAGGGTCAGTGTCAGAATCTGGCCCACAGTAGCACCAGTGTCTAGAGAGCTCGTGCACAGTAGGGTCAGTGTGAGGATCTGGCCCACAGTAGCACCAGTGTCTAGAGAGCTCGTGCACAGTAGGGTCAGTGTGGGGACCTGGCCCACAGTAGGGCCAGTGTCTGGGGTATTGGTGCACAGTAGGGTCAGTGTGAGGACCTGGCCCACAGTGGGGTCAGTGTGGGGTGGAGGGCTGGTGCACAGTTGGTTCAACGATCTGCTCTACTGGCTCCTGATCCCTTTGGTGTCCTTGAGTGAATATCCTATGCTCACCAGGGTAGGGGGGAGTGAGAGTCCAGGGGGAATCTGGACTCTGGGTCACTTCTACTCTGCTCCCCAGATCTCCTGAGGGTCCGGCAGGAGGTGGCAGCTGCAGCTGTGCGGAGCCCCAGCGGCCTGGAAGTCCACCTGCCATCTACAGGAGGTCAGCGTCGGAAGCAGGGCCTGGCCCAGCATCGGGAAGTTGCCCCAGCAGCTACCCCTTCCTTCCCGGAGAGGTACTGGGCTAGGGACTGGATTGCATTTTCCCTGGGAAAGAGCAGCCAGAAGAGGCCTCCTAGGCGTTCTTTGTGCTTGCTTCTGGGGTGCAGAGGTGGTGGGTAGGCCTGTTAGGTCCAACAGCCAGAACTCTCCATACTTTCTTGGCCGCTTTTACCAACTGCCATTCGTGCAGGTATTGGCACATGCCCCCTCCCACCATCGTGCCATACATGAGTGGGTATTGAGTGTGTCCGGGCTCAGGGTTCTGGGCAGGATGTGCCCAAGACTCCCACTGAGCTGGGAAAGGCCAGGAGCTTTTCTGGGGCAGAAGGGCAGGGGTGCTAGGGACCACACCCTGGGAATCTGACAGACCACTGACTCCAGGTGCCCTGGGATAGCTGAAGGCTGAGCTCCCCTACAGGTAGGCAGGGGGCTCCGGGCAGAAGAGGGGAGCAGTGCAAGATCTGAACACTCCCAAATTGGGGAGGATGTTGGCCTGGGGACTCTAGAGGTGAAGGCTGTGGGGCCCAGTCCCAGGAGCTATGGGTGGCTCAGATGAGGCCTCACGGGCCAGCGGGAGACCCCAGAAGACACCCCAGGAAGCTGGCAAGTGGGTGGGAGGGGCTGGCGCGGCTCCTAACCATCCCCTGCCCTGCCGTGGAGGTACCCAAAGAGCGGGGACACCTACTCCCACCCCAGCACCCACCCCACTGCCCGCCGACCCCCTTCGGCCGCCCAGCGGCACATCTGCAGCTGCCTCAGCCGCCTCCCGGACTGCGGCTAATTACGCAGCGCCCGGGCCAGTGGAGTCCGCGGGGGGCGGGGAGAGAAGAGGGAGGGGAAGCGGGAAGGGAAGCGAGGGAAAGAGGGGAGGAAAGGGAGGGGGACGGCGGGGGCTCCCCTGGCGCGCCCCGCGCGGTAATTACCGCTGCAGTCGCGCCCGCCGCCCGCCGGGTCAGCGCCTCCGCGCCGCCGCCCGAGATTAATTGGCGCCGCCGGCGGGGGCGGACGCGACCCAGAGCGGTAACCAGCGGCGCATCGACCGCCTGGTCGGCCAGCAATTAGCGGAGGCGGCTGGTGGGGGGGTGCGGTTCCGGGAATTGGGGGCAGGCAGGGCGGGGACCCGGGGCCACTGTGCGCGCCGCTCACTGCCCCGCTGTACACAGGGAGCTGTCGCAGCCGCCTCCCCTGCTGTCGCCCCAGAATGCCCCGCACATCGCCCTGGGCCCCCACCTCAGGCCCCCCTTCCTGGGGGTGCCCTCGGCTCTGTGCCAAACCCCAGGTGAGGAGCGGGCGGGTGTGCGCAAGGCCTGTGTGTCCTGGAGGCTGTGAGCGCGCGTGCCCTAGCGCCGGGGCGACCCTGGAACGCGAGTGCTCTGAGCCAAGGACAGACCAGGGTTGGGTGGGCGGCCCGGACCACTGGGCCACCTGGTCCCCGTGACTTATCCCCTTGCCCCAGGCTACGGCTTCCTGCCCCCCGCCCAAGCGGAGATGTTCGCCCGGCAGCAGGAGTTGCTACGGAAGCAGAACCTGGCCCGGTAGGTGCAGCCACCCCGGTGTGGGAGGGGGTGGCGCAGCTATGCCGCTGACCCCCGCCCTCCCGGCCCAGGCTGGAGATGTCGGCCGAGCTGCTGCGGCAGAAGGAGCTGGAGAGCGTGCACCGCCCTCAGCTGCTGGCGCCCGAGCCTGCCCTGCGCCCGCCCGACGGCGCCGAGGAGTTGCAGCGGCGCGGGGCCATGCTAGTGTTGAGACACAGCTCGGCGCCACTGCTGGCGCTGCCCTCCCAGGGTCCCTCCACCCCTCCTCTGGAGCCTGCTCGCCGGGCTGCCCAGAAAGGAGGGCCAGGCCCCGCTCCAGCCCGACCTAATGAGTCCAAGGAGACCACGGGGACTGGGCTCTGGGCACAGGATGGCTCTGAGGATGAGCCCCCCAAGGACTCCGATGGAGAGGACACAGAGGTGGTGGCTCCAGCCGTCCAGGGCCTCACCCCCGGCCACACCTCAGCTGGAGGAGGGGCTGGTGCAGAGGGCAAGAGGCTACTGTCTGGGCCCACGCTGCCCCCTGCACTGCCCCAGGGCCTCCCCTATACCATCAGCCCCTATTTCCACACAGGTGGGCCTTACTCTCTCATGGGGGGAAGGAGACCTACCCTGGCTGATGGATCTCAGGGAGGAGGGGTCCATGGGGAGGTAAACCCCTTCCAGTCATGGCTCCAACATCTTTAAGTAACCAGGGCAAAGGTGGGGGTGCTGGAAGGAGCCTGCCCTGAGCCCCAGTGATGGCCCTCCCCACCCAGGCACTGCAGCAGGCCTCTTCGCAGACGGGGAGGAGGCCACAGCCCCCGAGGATGTCAGCAAGTGGACGGTGGACGATGTGTGCAGCTTCGTGGGGGGCCTGTCTGGCTGTGGGGAGTATGCACCGGTGAGGGGGGCCAGGTGTGGCTGGGAGCCCCTGGCAAAGCAGAACCATGTGGCCCCAGACTCCCAGAAAGCCGGGGTGGGGAAGCACAAGTCTAGGGTGCCCTACCGCCATCTGCTCCCAGTGCTGGCACGTGCTCAACATTAAgggaatttttcttcatttaacaAATTTTCTGCAAGTTGCACAGAAAGCTTCATCTCATTCCGGAAACACTTGGGCCACAGCCCCTGGCTGGGATGGAAGGATTCCAGGGGGCGGGCAGGCACTGTTCCCTGCACTCAGGTCCTGActcccctccaccccctgccACAGATCTTCAGAGAACAAGGGATCGATGGGGAGACCCTGCCCCTGCTGACCGAGGAGCACCTGCTGACCACCATGGGGCTGAAGCTGGGCCCTGCACTCAAGATACGGGCCCAGGTGGGCTACGGGGGGAGTCAccatggggggaggggtggcCTTGATAGGTAGGCAGCAGGGGAGGGTAGCCCTAGGAAGGAGGGTTAGCCCCAGGGGGCAggcaccacccccaccccttccccAGGGTGCCTGCCCACCCAGACCTGTCTCTGCAGGTGGCCAGGCGCCTGGGCCGAGTGTTCTACATGGCCAGCTTCCCTGTGGCTCTGCCGCTACAACCACCACCCTTGCGGGCCCCTGAGCAGGAGCTCATGGCTGGAGAAGAGTCCCCATGCCCAGAAACTGCTGCCTCCCCCTATGGCCGAGCCTCACCCCAACAGGAGAATGAGACTGCCGCCCTCCTCCCTGGGGCTGCTGACCGCTCCCAGCCCCTGTGCTGAGCCCGATGCCCAGACCCCCGCAGAGAGACTGTTGCAACGGCCCCTCCCCCGAGGCTTACTTTTCCTTTTGGATCTGGATGCGAAACACCAGACGTTTTAACAGTGAGGAAACACGTGACTTAGAAAAGGAACACGTTCCAAAGACTTATGGGATTGCTGCAGAGTAGAGCAGCCAGCTTGTGCCTCGATTCCCTGGGGACCAGATCTGAGGTCCCCGCATCCCAGCAGTGGCAGACAAACCAAAGACGGGAGGCACAGAGACTGCCATGGATCACATGGGCTCCAGCCAGGCCCTGGCTCCCCTGGAACTGGGGCTGTTCCTGCTTTGGGGCCTTGCACATCCCGCACTCAGGAGGAGGCAGCTTCCTTCCTGAGGCATGGGGCCCGCAGTGGGCAGGCTCTGCGGTGTGTTTCTGCCCCAGGGCCGCTGGCTGAGGAAGTGGTCCAACTTTTGGTACGTTTGGTCTTTGATGTTGCAAAAATAAAGTCCTGTCCACAGTCTACAGCCTTGCCCACTGGTGTCCACGGTGGCCTCAGTCCTCCTCAGAAAGCTGTAGGTCCTCGAGCTTGTCCTCCGGCCCCTGGGCCAGACGCTGCAGCTCCCTGGGGCTCAGCCCCGCCTCGGTGTCTATGCCTCCATCTGCTGGGGAGCAAGGCCACATAAATCCTGCTCTACCAGGAGGAGCCAGCCTGGAGGTCGCTTATCACTAGTTAATCATGGCACTAATTAATTTATTGGTGCCGCTGTGCTGGCTGCCAGAGCAGCTGGGCTGGCCTCTCGGGACGTGGGTAGTCGAGGTCTGCCTGCTTGGAGCTGCCCTTGGACAGCCTGCCCCCTGACCCACCCTAGGCCCCACTAGCCCAGGGGCACTCACCCTCTGAGTCGCTGACTTCTTCCTCTCTGCCGCTGCTGCTGTCGCCACCATCttcatcttcctcctcctctgcccCCTGTAGAGCTCTCACGGACCCAGGCGCTCCTGGGGAGCAAGAGGAAGGGCCATTGAATGACCACCAGCCCACACAGTGGAGGCTGAGGGAGGCCGGTCTGCTCCCAGCCTGGTCGGGGAACTACACGCAGGTGGGAGGAcccagaactgccctacagggggTGGAGCCAGCACTGGGGCCGTGGCACCCACCCCAAGGAAGGCTCGAGCAGGATTTTAAAACTGAGCCCCCACTTCAAAACAAGGAAAGGGACCAGTGAGAGTGGAGGAGGCGGTGACAGCAGCCATGGGCAAGGGAGTACAGACCCCCCCATCCTGCCTAGTCTGGAAATCGGCCTCCCCTGCCTGCCCAGCCCTGTCTGTGGCTCGCCTGCCCCTACCCTCAAGGATGCGGGGGGCAGCCCAACACTGCCCACCCAGTACCTGTCCCTGAGAGACCAGAGGCGGCGTCCTCGTCATCACTGTCCAAGTCAAAGAGGTCCTTGAACTCCTTCCTGtcctcttccttcctgccttctgttcTCTGCCGCTTTATTTCTGGGAAGTTTAAGTCTTCCAACTAGGAAGACCACCAAAGTGGGTGTTAAGAGAGCAAAGAAGAGCCTGTGACAGCCTGACCCTGACCCCCACACTCTCCTGACCTGTTGCCCCCCTCAGCAGGGCCATCACACAAAGAGACCCTCGAGAAACACCAGGCAGGAGCCCACTCTGACAGCGGCCACCTTCTGCTCGCGCTTTCCAGACCATCTTCCCTCAAACCCAATGTCCCATTCACCTCCCCTGCCGTgtcccctcccccaaccccccaTCGAGAACTTAGGGAAGCATCAGTCACCCTTCCGAGCTGACTCCTACTCAACACTGTTTTAGGGAACCCCTGGACAGGGCTGCCCCCCAGGTGGGCAAGGGGAACCCTGGGCACACTTTCCACTGGCCATACATGTTACAATCATTTCTATTTCCCTCTTGAGAAAGTGGTGCTCCAACTCACTAGAAGTCTAGTCACAACCCCCTGCCTCCCTGCTCCCAAAACTGTCACACCCAGCAGGACAGGGAGGCAGGTACACTCACAGAGTCATGGGCATGCCACCCACAGGAAGTCACCCCGCCCAGGCAGGCCCCAGGGTCACAAGACAAAGCCCACCTTGCCATCCCTTTACTTCTGAGTGACAAAGGCCCCAGCCCACCAGGCCTGAAAAACGGGCGCTGGCTGGCAGAGACCCTGCCCTGCCCAGTTATGCGACATTGCCCACCCCCTCTACAGACTCAGTGGCCAGTCTCTGCTCTGTCACCCACCCGCAAGCACCAGGATGGTGGTGGCAGGGAATCCCCACCTACCTTGGCCCTGCTCAGGTATCCCAACTGTCCTCTTACATGGGGGGCAGGTTGGGGGGGCATCCCTACACCATGTCAGCTGGTGGCCAGCATAGAGACCCAGGGTTCAGGCCTGATGGCTGTCATGCCCCTGGCCTGCCCCAGCCCCGCCCCTACACACCCGCTCTTTGCCGCTGATCTCCAGCTGGATCTCCCGGTCCCGCAGTTTCCTCCAGTGGCCGTAGTACTTGGTAAGCGGGGTCCCCTCTGCTCGTGTCTGCTTCTCCCAGGCATCCTGGgggtgcaggaacctcagggtcACACCTGCTGTCAGCAAGCCAAGGAGACTGAGCCCACATACCCCCGCCCCCTGTCTGTGGACTGACCACGGCCTGCTGGTCAGACACACTGAAGGAGACAGCCTGGCGGCGGCAGCGCACATACTCCGCATTCTCCTGCACCTTCTCGAGTAGCTGGCGCACCTGCCGGCAGTAGTTGGCCACCTTGCACTCCCGCAGGAAGGACTTCAGCTGCAGGAGTAGGATATTAGTCCAGCTCCAGCCCTGGTTGTCCCACCCCACCAGCTCAGAAGGGGTCTGCCACTCAACAAGAAATGGGACATGGGTCCTATCCCAGGGCACGCATGTGCATACCGGTGGCGGGGGGGAGCTGCAGACAGGGCAGCACTTGTGGCAAGGGCCCCTCTTGGGGCCAGGGACAGCAGAGAGCATCAAGAATCCACCCTCCAGGTCAGATCAAGTGGCGCCTGTCCACGAATACAGTTTTCTCACTCACTCATGTGTTCTGTGGGGTTATTCTTGTGCTACACAGGAGCTGAGCAGTCCTGAGAACCCCTGTGGCCTGTACAGCCT
This region includes:
- the SAMD11 gene encoding sterile alpha motif domain-containing protein 11: MPAVKKELPGREDLALALATFHPPLAALPLPPLPGYLAPLPAAAALPPAASLPAAAAGYEALLAPPLRAPRAYLSLHEAAAHLHLPRDPLALERFSAAATAAPDFQPLLDNGEPCIEVECGANRALLYVRKLCQGSKGPSIRHRGEWLTPNEFQFVSGRETAKDWKRSIRHKGKSLKTLMSKGILQVHPPICDCPGCRISSPVNRGRLADKRTIALPPARILKKEPTPSLLASDGASDGSGLAYRRRPGVKREDDLRVSIMKRRVHTHWDVNISFRETSCSQDSDLSTLISSVHRSRHLVMPESQSRCEFQRGSAELGLGAAGDLLGKRLGPSPHISIDRPSEKKARSKSPPETLLLPELGPGMAPEEHYRRLVSALSEAGTFEDPQRLYHLGLPSHDLLRVRQEVAAAAVRSPSGLEVHLPSTGGQRRKQGLAQHREVAPAATPSFPERELSQPPPLLSPQNAPHIALGPHLRPPFLGVPSALCQTPGYGFLPPAQAEMFARQQELLRKQNLARLEMSAELLRQKELESVHRPQLLAPEPALRPPDGAEELQRRGAMLVLRHSSAPLLALPSQGPSTPPLEPARRAAQKGGPGPAPARPNESKETTGTGLWAQDGSEDEPPKDSDGEDTEVVAPAVQGLTPGHTSAGGGAGAEGKRLLSGPTLPPALPQGLPYTISPYFHTGTAAGLFADGEEATAPEDVSKWTVDDVCSFVGGLSGCGEYAPIFREQGIDGETLPLLTEEHLLTTMGLKLGPALKIRAQVARRLGRVFYMASFPVALPLQPPPLRAPEQELMAGEESPCPETAASPYGRASPQQENETAALLPGAADRSQPLC